Proteins from a genomic interval of Papaver somniferum cultivar HN1 chromosome 4, ASM357369v1, whole genome shotgun sequence:
- the LOC113274722 gene encoding mitogen-activated protein kinase kinase kinase YODA-like isoform X2, with product MPSWWGKSSSKEVKKKANKESFMDTLHRKFKTPTEEKGTVKTGGSRRRNGDIVSERGSRSRAASRSPSPSSQVSRCQSFAERTQAQPLPLPGGPSAKVGRTDSALSVQRPGREKSSKPLLFLPLPRPDCISNRTDATDVDGDLATASVSSSTSTESEDPSDSRLPSPQATTVANSPSRGTLNKDQFPAVTLKNSRESLKPANLVFNHPVLSTSPRRGPLSNYAPTLQIPQNSAFASAPDSSMSSPSRSPMRGFGPEQVASSAAFWAGKPYEAALLGSGHCSSPGSGHNSGHNSMGGDAMALLFWQQSRGSPECSPIPSPRMTSPGPSSRIHSGAVTPLHPRACGTVTDAANWPDDGKQQSHRLPLPPSNSSPFSPSSSAAGSSSVPRSPGRAETPVPPGSRWKKGKLLGRGTFGHVYVGFNRESGEMCAMKEVTLFADDAKSRESAKQLGQEIILLSRLRHPNIVQYYGTETVDDRLYIYLEYVSGGSIYKLLQDYGQFGELAIRSYTQQILSGLAYLHAKNTVHRDIKGANILVDPNGRVKLADFGMAKHITGQSCPLSFKGSPYWMAPEVIKNSSGCNLAVDIWSLGCTVLEMATTKPPWSTYEGVAAMFKIGNSKELPAIPDHLSEEGKEFVKLCLQRNPLHRPTAAQLLEHPFVKNAAPVERPILGPEPLESPGVTNGMGSLGVAHARNLSSLDSEGLGPGSGLHQYRGVKTFPTSSHMLKNLSCPVSPIESPLLHGRSPQHMNGRMSPSPISSPRTTSGSSTPLTGGNGAIPFHHLKQGYSHEGFCISRSPNSHYGNGSTYHDTKPDLFRGLQPSSHGFRELMASDNEVRGKQFGRPAHEHQRELYDVQTVLADRVSQQLLRDQIKLNPSLDLNPGSPMLGRSNGI from the exons ATGCCTTCGTGGTGGGGCAAATCTTCATCCAAAGAAGTAAAGAAGAAAGCAAACAAGGAGAGCTTCATGGACACACTACACCGGAAATTTAAAACTCCGACTGAAGAAAAAGGCACCGTTAAAACAGGAGGATCTCGAAGACGTAATGGTGACATAGTTTCAGAAAGGGGTTCTCGATCTCGAGCAGCATCAAGATCACCATCACCGTCATCCCAAGTATCACGATGTCAAAGTTTTGCAGAAAGGACTCAGGCACAACCGCTTCCACTTCCTGGAGGTCCCTCTGCAAAAGTAGGTCGCACCGACTCGGCCCTTAGTGTACAAAGACCTGGACGTGAAAAATCCTCCAAACCCTTATTGTTTTTGCCTCTTCCAAGACCCGATTGTATTTCGAACAGGACTGATGCCACTGATGTTGATGGAGATTTGGCCACTGCTTCAGTTTCTAGTTCTACCTCTACTGAGAGTGAGGATCCATCCGACTCTCGTCTTCCTAGCCCCCAGGCAACTACTGTTGCCAATAGCCCTTCAAG GGGCACACTCAACAAGGATCAGTTTCCTGCTGTCACTTTAAAGAACTCGAGAGAGTCACTAAAGCCGGCTAATTTAGTGTTCAATCATCCAGTTCTTTCAACCTCACCTAGGCGGGGCCCATTAAGCAATTATGCCCCCACATTGCAGATCCCTCAAAACAGTGCATTCGCCAGTGCTCCAGATAGTTCTATGTCAAGTCCTTCTAGAAGTCCTATGAGAGGGTTTGGTCCGGAGCAAGTTGCAAGCTCTGCTGCTTTTTGGGCAGGTAAACCTTACGAAGCTGCTCTTCTTGGATCTGGCCACTGCTCGAGTCCAGGTTCTGGTCATAATTCAGGGCATAATTCAATGGGAGGAGATGCGATGGCGCTGTTGTTTTGGCAGCAGAGCAGGGGTAGCCCCGAGTGTTCCCCGATACCTAGCCCTAGAATGACAAGTCCAGGACCTAGCTCCCGGATCCATAGCGGTGCTGTCACTCCTCTTCATCCACGGGCTTGTGGAACAGTTACAGATGCAGCAAACTGGCCTGATGATGGGAAGCAACAAAGTCACCGTTTGCCACTTCCTCCTTCAAATTCATCTCCTTTCTCTCCATCAAGCTCAGCTGCAGGATCTTCTTCAGTTCCGCGAAGTCCTGGAAGGGCAGAGACTCCGGTACCCCCAGGATCGCGCTGGAAGAAGGGAAAGCTACTAGGCAGAGGCACATTTGGACATGTTTATGTTGGATTCAATAG AGAAAGTGGGGAAATGTGTGCAATGAAGGAGGTTACACTTTTTGCTGATGATGCCAAGTCAAGAGAAAGTGCGAAGCAGCTGGGGCAA GAAATTATTCTGCTGAGTCGGTTGCGGCATCCAAATATAGTACAGTACTATGGGACTGAGACA GTAGATGATAGGCTTTACATCTACTTAGAATATGTATCTGGTGGCTCCATCTATAAGCTCCTTCAAGACTATGGGCAGTTTGGTGAACTAGCAATACGTAGCTATACCCAGCAAATTCTTTCAGGGCTTGCTTATTTGCATGCAAAGAATACAGTTCACAG GGATATCAAAGGAGCAAATATACTAGTGGACCCCAATGGACGGGTCAAACTAGCGGACTTTGGGATGGCTAAACAT ATTACTGGGCAGTCTTGTCCATTATCGTTCAAGGGAAGTCCTTACTGGATGGCACCCGAG GTTATAAAAAATTCTAGTGGCTGCAATCTTGCTGTTGATATATGGAGCCTTGGATGTACAGTTTTGGAGATGGCAACTACAAAGCCTCCTTGGAGCACTTATGAAGGG GTTGCTGCGATGTTTAAGATCGGGAACAGTAAGGAACTTCCTGCAATTCCTGATCATCTTTCTGAGGAAGGCAAGGAATTTGTGAAGCTGTGCTTGCAACGGAATCCACTTCATCGTCCTACAGCTGCTCAGCTTTTGGAGCACCCATTTGTGAAAAATGCTGCTCCAGTTGAAAGACCGATTCTCGGACCTGAGCCTTTAGAATCTCCCGGGGTTACAAATGGCATGGGATCTCTG GGCGTTGCGCATGCAAGGAACCTTTCTTCCTTGGATTCTGAAGGATTAGGACCAGGGTCAGGATTACATCAGTATAGGGGTGTAAAAACATTTCCAACTTCCAG CCACATGCTGAAAAACTTATCATGCCCAGTATCGCCCATTGAAAGCCCTCTTCTGCATGGAAGATCACCGCAACATATGAATGGAAGAATGTCGCCGTCTCCCATATCTAGTCCACGTACAACCTCTGGATCATCGACACCTCTAACTGGTGGCAATGGAGCCATACCATTTCATCATTTGAAGCAGGGTTACTCCCATGAAGGTTTTTGCATTTCAAGGTCTCCAAACAGCCACTATGGCAATGGCTCTACCTATCATGACACAAAACCTGATCTCTTTCGGGGCCTTCAGCCCTCATCTCATGGGTTCCGGGAATTAATGGCGTCAGATAATGAAGTTCGCGGAAAGCAATTTGGCAGGCCTGCTCATGAACACCAAAGGGAACTTTATGATGTACAGACAGTTTTGGCAGACCGTGTATCTCAGCAGCTCTTGAGGGATCAAATAAAGTTGAACCCATCTCTGGATCTTAATCCTGGCTCTCCAATGCTTGGGCGCAGCAATGGTATATAA
- the LOC113274722 gene encoding mitogen-activated protein kinase kinase kinase YODA-like isoform X1 yields MPSWWGKSSSKEVKKKANKESFMDTLHRKFKTPTEEKGTVKTGGSRRRNGDIVSERGSRSRAASRSPSPSSQVSRCQSFAERTQAQPLPLPGGPSAKVGRTDSALSVQRPGREKSSKPLLFLPLPRPDCISNRTDATDVDGDLATASVSSSTSTESEDPSDSRLPSPQATTVANSPSRGTLNKDQFPAVTLKNSRESLKPANLVFNHPVLSTSPRRGPLSNYAPTLQIPQNSAFASAPDSSMSSPSRSPMRGFGPEQVASSAAFWAGKPYEAALLGSGHCSSPGSGHNSGHNSMGGDAMALLFWQQSRGSPECSPIPSPRMTSPGPSSRIHSGAVTPLHPRACGTVTDAANWPDDGKQQSHRLPLPPSNSSPFSPSSSAAGSSSVPRSPGRAETPVPPGSRWKKGKLLGRGTFGHVYVGFNRESGEMCAMKEVTLFADDAKSRESAKQLGQEIILLSRLRHPNIVQYYGTETVDDRLYIYLEYVSGGSIYKLLQDYGQFGELAIRSYTQQILSGLAYLHAKNTVHRDIKGANILVDPNGRVKLADFGMAKHITGQSCPLSFKGSPYWMAPEVIKNSSGCNLAVDIWSLGCTVLEMATTKPPWSTYEGVAAMFKIGNSKELPAIPDHLSEEGKEFVKLCLQRNPLHRPTAAQLLEHPFVKNAAPVERPILGPEPLESPGVTNGMGSLGVAHARNLSSLDSEGLGPGSGLHQYRGVKTFPTSSDSHMLKNLSCPVSPIESPLLHGRSPQHMNGRMSPSPISSPRTTSGSSTPLTGGNGAIPFHHLKQGYSHEGFCISRSPNSHYGNGSTYHDTKPDLFRGLQPSSHGFRELMASDNEVRGKQFGRPAHEHQRELYDVQTVLADRVSQQLLRDQIKLNPSLDLNPGSPMLGRSNGI; encoded by the exons ATGCCTTCGTGGTGGGGCAAATCTTCATCCAAAGAAGTAAAGAAGAAAGCAAACAAGGAGAGCTTCATGGACACACTACACCGGAAATTTAAAACTCCGACTGAAGAAAAAGGCACCGTTAAAACAGGAGGATCTCGAAGACGTAATGGTGACATAGTTTCAGAAAGGGGTTCTCGATCTCGAGCAGCATCAAGATCACCATCACCGTCATCCCAAGTATCACGATGTCAAAGTTTTGCAGAAAGGACTCAGGCACAACCGCTTCCACTTCCTGGAGGTCCCTCTGCAAAAGTAGGTCGCACCGACTCGGCCCTTAGTGTACAAAGACCTGGACGTGAAAAATCCTCCAAACCCTTATTGTTTTTGCCTCTTCCAAGACCCGATTGTATTTCGAACAGGACTGATGCCACTGATGTTGATGGAGATTTGGCCACTGCTTCAGTTTCTAGTTCTACCTCTACTGAGAGTGAGGATCCATCCGACTCTCGTCTTCCTAGCCCCCAGGCAACTACTGTTGCCAATAGCCCTTCAAG GGGCACACTCAACAAGGATCAGTTTCCTGCTGTCACTTTAAAGAACTCGAGAGAGTCACTAAAGCCGGCTAATTTAGTGTTCAATCATCCAGTTCTTTCAACCTCACCTAGGCGGGGCCCATTAAGCAATTATGCCCCCACATTGCAGATCCCTCAAAACAGTGCATTCGCCAGTGCTCCAGATAGTTCTATGTCAAGTCCTTCTAGAAGTCCTATGAGAGGGTTTGGTCCGGAGCAAGTTGCAAGCTCTGCTGCTTTTTGGGCAGGTAAACCTTACGAAGCTGCTCTTCTTGGATCTGGCCACTGCTCGAGTCCAGGTTCTGGTCATAATTCAGGGCATAATTCAATGGGAGGAGATGCGATGGCGCTGTTGTTTTGGCAGCAGAGCAGGGGTAGCCCCGAGTGTTCCCCGATACCTAGCCCTAGAATGACAAGTCCAGGACCTAGCTCCCGGATCCATAGCGGTGCTGTCACTCCTCTTCATCCACGGGCTTGTGGAACAGTTACAGATGCAGCAAACTGGCCTGATGATGGGAAGCAACAAAGTCACCGTTTGCCACTTCCTCCTTCAAATTCATCTCCTTTCTCTCCATCAAGCTCAGCTGCAGGATCTTCTTCAGTTCCGCGAAGTCCTGGAAGGGCAGAGACTCCGGTACCCCCAGGATCGCGCTGGAAGAAGGGAAAGCTACTAGGCAGAGGCACATTTGGACATGTTTATGTTGGATTCAATAG AGAAAGTGGGGAAATGTGTGCAATGAAGGAGGTTACACTTTTTGCTGATGATGCCAAGTCAAGAGAAAGTGCGAAGCAGCTGGGGCAA GAAATTATTCTGCTGAGTCGGTTGCGGCATCCAAATATAGTACAGTACTATGGGACTGAGACA GTAGATGATAGGCTTTACATCTACTTAGAATATGTATCTGGTGGCTCCATCTATAAGCTCCTTCAAGACTATGGGCAGTTTGGTGAACTAGCAATACGTAGCTATACCCAGCAAATTCTTTCAGGGCTTGCTTATTTGCATGCAAAGAATACAGTTCACAG GGATATCAAAGGAGCAAATATACTAGTGGACCCCAATGGACGGGTCAAACTAGCGGACTTTGGGATGGCTAAACAT ATTACTGGGCAGTCTTGTCCATTATCGTTCAAGGGAAGTCCTTACTGGATGGCACCCGAG GTTATAAAAAATTCTAGTGGCTGCAATCTTGCTGTTGATATATGGAGCCTTGGATGTACAGTTTTGGAGATGGCAACTACAAAGCCTCCTTGGAGCACTTATGAAGGG GTTGCTGCGATGTTTAAGATCGGGAACAGTAAGGAACTTCCTGCAATTCCTGATCATCTTTCTGAGGAAGGCAAGGAATTTGTGAAGCTGTGCTTGCAACGGAATCCACTTCATCGTCCTACAGCTGCTCAGCTTTTGGAGCACCCATTTGTGAAAAATGCTGCTCCAGTTGAAAGACCGATTCTCGGACCTGAGCCTTTAGAATCTCCCGGGGTTACAAATGGCATGGGATCTCTG GGCGTTGCGCATGCAAGGAACCTTTCTTCCTTGGATTCTGAAGGATTAGGACCAGGGTCAGGATTACATCAGTATAGGGGTGTAAAAACATTTCCAACTTCCAG TGATAGCCACATGCTGAAAAACTTATCATGCCCAGTATCGCCCATTGAAAGCCCTCTTCTGCATGGAAGATCACCGCAACATATGAATGGAAGAATGTCGCCGTCTCCCATATCTAGTCCACGTACAACCTCTGGATCATCGACACCTCTAACTGGTGGCAATGGAGCCATACCATTTCATCATTTGAAGCAGGGTTACTCCCATGAAGGTTTTTGCATTTCAAGGTCTCCAAACAGCCACTATGGCAATGGCTCTACCTATCATGACACAAAACCTGATCTCTTTCGGGGCCTTCAGCCCTCATCTCATGGGTTCCGGGAATTAATGGCGTCAGATAATGAAGTTCGCGGAAAGCAATTTGGCAGGCCTGCTCATGAACACCAAAGGGAACTTTATGATGTACAGACAGTTTTGGCAGACCGTGTATCTCAGCAGCTCTTGAGGGATCAAATAAAGTTGAACCCATCTCTGGATCTTAATCCTGGCTCTCCAATGCTTGGGCGCAGCAATGGTATATAA